In the Cololabis saira isolate AMF1-May2022 chromosome 7, fColSai1.1, whole genome shotgun sequence genome, one interval contains:
- the LOC133446867 gene encoding gap junction alpha-3 protein-like produces the protein MGDWNLLGKLLEKAQEHSTVVGKVWLTVLFIFRILVLSAATEKVWGDEQSGFTCDTKQPGCENVCYDVTFPISHVRFWVLQIIFVSTPTLIYLGHILHLVRMEDKWREKEKERELNLDKQVLLVVTKHKKALVRDEKGRVRMRGELLRTYVFNVIFKTLFEVGFIVAQYLLYGFELKPMYTCDRPPCPNVVNCYISRPTEKTIFIIFMLGVASVSLFLNLIEVYHLGFTKCRQGITFRRRRRALDMASKEPSEAAVAIVPSYGDYFQGHRQVQPSYPPVPSYDLSPLSEGADSSFHPYHSKTAYKQNKDNLAVERSSSKPEDYELKGKKGAGSAPGSPTQARSGHGSKHSGNKTRIDDLNI, from the coding sequence ATGGGAGACTGGAACCTGCTGGGGAAGCTTCTAGAAAAGGCCCAGGAGCACTCCACCGTGGTGGGGAAGGTGTGGCTCACCGTCCTCTTCATCTTCCGCATCCTGGTCCTGAGTGCGGCTACGGAGAAGGTGTGGGGCGACGAGCAGTCGGGCTTCACCTGCGACACCAAACAGCCCGGTTGCGAGAACGTCTGCTACGACGTCACCTTCCCCATTTCGCACGTCCGCTTCTGGGTGCTGCAGATCATCTTTGTGTCCACACCCACTCTGATCTACCTGGGGCATATTCTCCATCTGGTACGGATGGAGGACAagtggagagagaaggagaaagagCGAGAGCTTAACTTGGACAAACAGGTCCTCCTTGTGGTTACGAAGCACAAGAAGGCTCTCGTAAGGGACGAGAAAGGACGGGTGCGCATGCGGGGGGAGCTCTTGCGCACATACGTGTTCAACGTGATATTTAAGACACTGTTTGAGGTGGGCTTCATCGTGGCACAGTACCTCTTGTACGGCTTTGAGTTGAAACCCATGTACACATGCGACAGACCGCCATGTCCCAATGTGGTTAACTGCTACATATCCCGCCCCACAGAAAAAactatcttcatcatcttcatgctCGGAGTTGCCAGCGTATCTCTCTTCCTCAACCTCATAGAGGTCTACCACTTGGGCTTCACCAAGTGCCGCCAGGGCATCACCTTCAGGAGGCGTCGGCGGGCGCTTGACATGGCCTCCAAAGAGCCGAGTGAAGCCGCGGTGGCGATTGTGCCGAGCTACGGCGACTACTTCCAAGGTCACCGCCAAGTGCAGCCTTCGTACCCGCCGGTTCCCAGCTACGACCTCTCCCCTCTATCCGAGGGCGCAGACTCGTCCTTTCACCCCTACCACAGCAAAACAGCCTACAAACAGAATAAGGACAACTTGGCGGTGGAAAGGAGCAGCAGCAAGCCAGAGGACTATGAgctaaaaggaaagaagggagcagGATCAGCTCCTGGGTCTCCTACACAGGCGAGGTCCGGCCACGGCTCCAAACACAGTGGCAACAAGACTAGAATAGATGATCTGAATATATGA